A window from Zingiber officinale cultivar Zhangliang chromosome 7A, Zo_v1.1, whole genome shotgun sequence encodes these proteins:
- the LOC122002165 gene encoding uncharacterized protein LOC122002165, with protein MLLESVDVSTHVKTGTLLYELLDRFVERVGEKNAVQVITDNGSNYVLAGKLLQAKRPNLFWTPCAAHCIDLMLEDIGKIEVVWKIISREIALVGFIYNHGGVLHIMREFTRNKKLARHGVTRFATTFFTLQSLHKRQKALKRMFLSTQWI; from the exons ATGTTATTGGAATCTGTGGATGTATCCACCCATGTCAAGACTGGAACCCTATTATATGAGTTGCTTGATAGATTTGTAGAACGTGTGGGAGAGAAAAATGCCGTGCAAGTGATTACAGACAATGGAAGCAATTATGTTTTAGCTG GTAAGCTTCTACAAGCAAAAAGACCGAATTTGTTTTGGACTCCATGTGCCGCTCATTGCATTGATTTGATGCTAGAGGATATTGGCAAAATTGAGGTGGTTTGGAAGATTATTTCTAGAGAAATTGCTCTTGTTGGTTTCATTTACAATCATGGAGGTGTTTTGCACATCATGAGAGAATTTACTAGAAACAAAAAGCTAGCAAGACATGGAGTCACCCGTTTTGCTACTACATTTTTCACTTTGCAAAGCCTCCACAAACGACAAAAGGCTTTGAAGAGAATGTTCTTATCAACACAGTGGATATAA